A genomic window from Ruminiclostridium cellulolyticum H10 includes:
- a CDS encoding extracellular solute-binding protein, which produces MRFNYLKKAVSLAVVLSLTASIVVACGSQNNTSDSTASSSQSTTSSVANKDPFGKYSPEIDISFVRGIDDDLAANILPKTPGETLEDNRWTKLYKDELGINVKYAWTVKGNETSDAYTQKINVTLASGELPDVVLVNPSQLKQLVDSDMIEDMTQYYNDYASEDFKKLMTEEGTGNIDSAMFDGKMMAIPEPVSTNETAHYLWIRNDWLKKLNLQAPKTMDDVLKISEAFTTQDPDGNGKNDTFGLPITKDIYSGCMGTEGFFAGYHAYPNMWIEDDSGKIVWGSTLPETKVALQKLADMYKSGQLDKEFGVKDGGKVAETIAAGKVGINYGQQWNPMYPLISNFNNDKNADWTAYPIVSNDDKKVMVPLKFNQTRIFAVKKGYEHPEALVKLFNAHVEKNWGKTADFNKYYMPVENGGVGVWKFSPVCPAPVFKNLEAFVAIDEARNNNDFSKLTGEPKIIQGNIEAYAKGDTSQWGWEKIYGKEGAFRNMVEYKKNDQLLKEKFVGAPTTTMAEKKTTLEKMEKEVFIKIIMGAAPISEFDKFVSDWNKLGGADMTKEVNEWYDSVKSK; this is translated from the coding sequence ATGAGATTCAATTACTTAAAAAAAGCTGTATCATTAGCAGTAGTTTTATCTTTAACAGCTTCAATCGTTGTAGCTTGCGGTAGTCAAAACAATACATCCGACAGCACAGCATCATCATCTCAAAGTACTACTTCTTCAGTAGCAAATAAGGATCCTTTCGGAAAATATAGTCCTGAGATTGATATTTCTTTTGTTCGTGGAATAGACGATGACCTTGCAGCAAACATATTGCCAAAGACACCGGGGGAAACTCTTGAAGACAATCGTTGGACGAAGTTATATAAAGATGAATTAGGTATAAATGTAAAATATGCTTGGACAGTAAAAGGAAATGAAACATCAGATGCTTATACACAGAAAATCAATGTAACTCTGGCATCTGGAGAACTCCCTGATGTAGTTCTTGTAAATCCTTCTCAGCTTAAACAACTGGTTGATTCAGATATGATAGAGGATATGACCCAATATTATAATGATTATGCTTCAGAGGATTTCAAGAAACTTATGACAGAAGAAGGAACCGGTAATATTGATTCAGCTATGTTTGATGGTAAAATGATGGCTATTCCGGAACCTGTTTCAACTAATGAAACCGCACACTATCTATGGATTAGAAATGACTGGTTGAAAAAATTAAACCTACAGGCACCTAAGACTATGGATGATGTTTTAAAAATATCAGAAGCATTTACAACTCAAGACCCTGATGGAAACGGAAAGAACGATACTTTCGGACTTCCGATCACAAAAGATATCTACAGCGGATGTATGGGAACAGAAGGCTTCTTTGCAGGATATCATGCATACCCGAATATGTGGATAGAAGATGATTCAGGTAAAATAGTATGGGGTAGTACTTTACCTGAAACAAAGGTAGCACTCCAGAAATTGGCTGACATGTACAAGAGCGGCCAGCTTGACAAAGAATTTGGTGTCAAGGATGGAGGTAAGGTTGCCGAGACTATAGCAGCAGGTAAAGTAGGTATAAACTATGGTCAACAGTGGAACCCAATGTATCCTCTAATAAGCAATTTTAACAATGATAAAAATGCCGATTGGACAGCATATCCTATTGTTTCAAATGATGATAAAAAGGTTATGGTACCTTTAAAGTTCAATCAGACAAGAATATTTGCAGTAAAAAAAGGATATGAACATCCAGAAGCACTTGTAAAACTGTTCAATGCACATGTTGAGAAGAACTGGGGTAAAACAGCAGACTTCAACAAGTACTATATGCCGGTTGAGAACGGCGGTGTAGGAGTTTGGAAATTCTCTCCTGTGTGCCCTGCTCCTGTATTCAAGAACCTTGAAGCATTCGTGGCAATTGATGAAGCCAGAAATAACAATGACTTCAGCAAGCTGACAGGTGAGCCTAAAATTATCCAAGGTAATATAGAGGCTTATGCTAAAGGCGACACTTCACAATGGGGATGGGAAAAGATTTACGGTAAAGAAGGTGCATTCCGTAATATGGTTGAGTACAAGAAGAATGATCAGCTGTTAAAAGAAAAGTTTGTTGGAGCTCCAACTACAACAATGGCTGAAAAGAAAACAACACTTGAAAAAATGGAAAAAGAAGTATTTATAAAAATTATAATGGGTGCAGCTCCTATTAGTGAATTCGACAAGTTTGTTAGCGATTGGAATAAACTTGGTGGTGCTGATATGACAAAGGAAGTTAACGAATGGTATGACTCAGTTAAATCCAAGTAA
- a CDS encoding ABC transporter permease: MKNLNIKKQLPLHLMILPGFITLLIFSYLPMAGIVIAFQKFIPAKGLFGDQKWIGFKNFEYVLNMPNFDNIMWNTISIAMAKIILGLIIPIIFAILINEVTNNALKRGIQTLIYLPHFLSWVVLGGILIDILSPSGGILNSFIKSLGFEPIFFLGDNKWFPSTMVLTETWKEFGYGTIIYLAAITGIDPSLYEAARIDGANRWKQTLHITLPGMRMVIVLLMVLSLGNILNAGFDQIFNLYSPPVYESGDIIDTFVYRIGLLEAQYGVATAVGLFKSVVSFTLISVSYFFAYKFADYRIF, translated from the coding sequence TTGAAAAATTTAAACATAAAAAAACAACTACCTTTGCATCTCATGATCCTTCCGGGTTTTATCACTTTATTGATATTCAGTTATCTGCCAATGGCGGGCATTGTTATAGCGTTTCAGAAATTTATACCCGCAAAAGGCTTGTTCGGGGATCAAAAATGGATAGGCTTTAAGAATTTCGAATATGTCCTGAATATGCCGAATTTTGACAACATAATGTGGAATACCATATCCATAGCTATGGCAAAAATCATACTAGGACTTATTATTCCGATAATATTTGCAATTCTAATCAATGAAGTTACAAATAATGCTTTAAAAAGAGGTATTCAGACACTTATATACCTTCCGCACTTTTTATCATGGGTTGTACTAGGAGGTATACTAATTGATATACTGTCTCCGTCCGGCGGAATTTTAAACTCATTTATAAAGTCCCTTGGTTTTGAACCTATATTTTTTCTTGGAGATAATAAATGGTTTCCTAGCACAATGGTATTGACGGAGACTTGGAAAGAATTTGGCTACGGTACAATAATCTATCTTGCAGCGATTACCGGAATTGACCCCAGTTTATACGAAGCAGCTCGTATAGATGGAGCTAACAGATGGAAGCAAACCTTACACATTACTCTTCCGGGTATGAGGATGGTTATAGTTCTTCTTATGGTGTTAAGTCTTGGAAATATTTTAAATGCCGGTTTTGACCAGATTTTCAATTTATATAGTCCCCCTGTCTATGAAAGCGGAGACATAATCGACACCTTTGTTTACAGAATAGGTCTATTGGAAGCCCAATATGGAGTTGCCACAGCGGTAGGACTATTCAAATCAGTAGTCTCGTTTACACTTATTTCAGTATCTTACTTCTTTGCTTATAAATTTGCAGATTATAGGATTTTCTAA
- a CDS encoding carbohydrate ABC transporter permease, producing MKHRKLKKVSVFTIVNNSFLIFAALLCIIPLVHILAVSFSSSSAAAAGKVVFWPVEFTLNSYNYVAKRVAFWHSMLVSVERIALGGFINLVLTILCAYPLSKEKTEFRFRTFYAWAFFITMLFNGGLIPWYIVIKQMGLLDSIWALVLPGAVPVFSVILLLNFFREIPKELSEAAYIDGAGHWTTLWRIMVPVSTPALATITLFSLVGHWNSWFDGLILMNKAENYPLQSYIQTIVVQRSYSMLSRQEISELATISDRTLRASQIFLGTLPIVMVYPFLQKYFVKGIVLGGVKG from the coding sequence ATGAAGCATAGAAAACTTAAGAAAGTCAGTGTATTTACAATAGTAAATAACAGTTTTCTAATATTTGCAGCATTACTTTGTATTATACCGCTTGTGCATATATTGGCAGTATCATTCAGCTCCAGCTCCGCAGCCGCAGCAGGTAAGGTTGTATTCTGGCCTGTTGAGTTTACATTAAATTCATATAACTATGTTGCAAAAAGGGTTGCTTTTTGGCATTCAATGTTGGTTTCAGTTGAAAGAATCGCACTGGGTGGATTTATTAACCTGGTACTTACTATATTATGTGCGTATCCCTTATCAAAGGAAAAGACGGAGTTTCGTTTCCGTACATTTTACGCATGGGCATTTTTTATAACAATGTTGTTTAACGGAGGCTTGATTCCATGGTATATTGTAATCAAGCAGATGGGATTACTTGATAGTATATGGGCTTTGGTTCTTCCAGGTGCAGTTCCGGTTTTCAGTGTAATACTATTACTAAATTTTTTCAGGGAAATACCGAAGGAATTAAGTGAAGCAGCTTACATTGACGGAGCAGGCCACTGGACTACACTCTGGAGAATAATGGTACCTGTATCTACCCCAGCTTTGGCAACAATAACTCTGTTCTCATTGGTAGGTCACTGGAACAGCTGGTTTGACGGTCTGATATTAATGAATAAGGCGGAAAATTACCCTCTTCAAAGCTATATACAGACTATTGTAGTGCAGAGATCCTACAGTATGCTTTCAAGACAGGAAATTTCCGAACTGGCAACTATTTCAGACAGGACATTAAGAGCTTCTCAGATTTTCCTGGGAACCTTGCCTATAGTTATGGTATATCCTTTCCTACAGAAATATTTTGTAAAGGGAATAGTTCTCGGTGGTGTAAAAGGATAA
- a CDS encoding alpha-N-arabinofuranosidase — MVKMILNADIKKGKINKNIYGHFSEHLGRCIYEGLWVGEDSEIPNINGFRTDVVEALKKMKIPVLRWPGGCFADEYHWVDGIGPKENRPCMVNTHWGGVVENNHFGTHEFLELCEMLGAEPYICGNVGSGTVHEMQQWVEYMTFDGKSPMADLRRANGKEEPWRVKYFGVGNENWGCGGNMTAEFYADQYKRYATYVRNFGDNKIYKIAGGASVDDYHWTEVLMREAGKQMDGLSVHYYTRISKDWSEQGSATEFDENHWFSVMQNALFTEELVVRHSNIMDKYDPEKKVGMIVDEWGTWFAVEPGTNPGFLYQQNTMRDALVAGIHLNIFNNHCDRVQMANIAQMVNVLQAVILTEGKKMLLTPTYHVFDMYKVHQGAELLSLDFESPEYAYNGEKVPQLSASSSVDSEGKIHVTICNLNPSADVNIDIDLRGVKSKSSTGKIITSNAMNAKNTFEETTNVTIKNFEDINLENNHISGKIPSKSVVLLEIV; from the coding sequence ATGGTAAAAATGATTTTAAATGCAGATATAAAAAAAGGAAAGATAAATAAAAACATATACGGGCATTTTTCGGAGCATCTGGGTAGATGTATATATGAGGGGTTGTGGGTTGGCGAAGACTCAGAAATACCTAATATAAACGGATTTCGCACAGACGTTGTCGAAGCCCTCAAAAAGATGAAGATACCTGTGTTAAGATGGCCGGGCGGATGCTTTGCAGATGAATATCACTGGGTAGACGGAATAGGACCTAAAGAAAACAGACCTTGCATGGTTAACACCCATTGGGGCGGAGTCGTAGAAAATAACCATTTTGGAACTCATGAATTTCTGGAACTTTGCGAAATGCTTGGTGCAGAACCATATATATGCGGTAATGTTGGAAGCGGCACAGTACATGAAATGCAGCAGTGGGTTGAATACATGACCTTTGACGGAAAATCTCCAATGGCTGATTTAAGAAGGGCAAACGGCAAGGAGGAACCATGGAGGGTTAAGTATTTCGGCGTTGGTAACGAAAACTGGGGCTGCGGCGGAAACATGACTGCTGAGTTCTACGCAGATCAATATAAAAGGTATGCAACATATGTAAGAAACTTCGGCGATAACAAGATATACAAAATAGCCGGAGGTGCTTCGGTAGATGACTATCACTGGACCGAGGTGCTTATGAGAGAAGCAGGAAAGCAAATGGACGGTCTCAGTGTCCATTATTATACAAGAATCTCAAAGGACTGGTCTGAGCAGGGGTCTGCAACTGAATTTGATGAAAATCATTGGTTTTCTGTAATGCAGAATGCTTTGTTTACGGAAGAGTTGGTGGTACGTCATTCAAACATTATGGATAAGTATGATCCTGAGAAAAAAGTAGGTATGATTGTTGATGAATGGGGTACATGGTTTGCTGTTGAACCCGGAACAAATCCGGGATTCCTGTACCAGCAAAATACAATGAGGGATGCCCTTGTTGCAGGAATCCACCTGAATATCTTCAATAACCACTGCGACAGGGTTCAGATGGCAAACATAGCACAAATGGTAAATGTCCTTCAGGCAGTAATTCTAACTGAGGGTAAAAAGATGCTTCTAACGCCCACCTACCATGTATTTGATATGTACAAGGTACATCAGGGTGCGGAGTTGCTTTCTCTTGACTTTGAAAGTCCGGAGTATGCCTATAACGGTGAAAAGGTACCTCAGCTGAGTGCTTCTTCTTCTGTTGACAGCGAAGGAAAAATTCATGTAACCATTTGCAACCTTAACCCATCAGCAGATGTTAATATTGATATTGACCTGCGAGGAGTAAAGTCTAAGAGTAGCACAGGTAAAATAATTACCTCCAATGCCATGAATGCAAAAAACACATTTGAAGAAACAACTAATGTAACTATAAAGAATTTTGAAGATATCAACCTTGAAAATAACCATATATCAGGAAAAATACCTTCTAAATCAGTTGTATTGCTTGAAATTGTATAA
- a CDS encoding DUF6171 family protein, protein MKDNCLKCHRNIHITHNDIEMEVKRVVKSGVPLARNEQYEKRLEVCNSCKHLADGITCMICGCIVKARAMNALRICPHPSGNKW, encoded by the coding sequence GTGAAGGATAATTGCTTAAAATGTCATAGAAATATCCATATTACTCATAATGACATTGAAATGGAAGTAAAAAGGGTAGTTAAATCGGGCGTACCCTTGGCAAGGAATGAACAATATGAAAAGAGATTGGAAGTTTGTAACAGCTGTAAGCATTTAGCGGATGGAATCACTTGTATGATTTGCGGATGCATTGTAAAGGCTAGGGCAATGAATGCTTTACGTATTTGCCCTCACCCGTCTGGCAACAAGTGGTAA
- a CDS encoding glycoside hydrolase 43 family protein translates to MKIQNPIIWADMPDPDIIRVGDIYYMVSTTMFVMPGAPILKSKDLYHWELVSYVFNTIEDNDIYQLKNGKTAYGKGQWATSLRFFNGLYYACFVCHDMQKTYIYYTDDIEKSGWERYVINNVFHDMSFLFDNNRSYLIYGNGDIKIVELKDDLSGIKDGGVNQLLFSTPSENIMLRCEGCRAYKINGYYYLLFIEWPNDGNSRRRVVCYRSKDLLGEYDRKILLDDDMEYQNQGIAQGAIIDTPEGEWYSILFQDHGAVGRIPYLLPVSWEDDWPNLGVNEKVPESFEIPFEAYDTKPLIVSDSFNHNENKLDLRWQWNHNPEEDCWSFTEHPGYLRLRTQSLATDILTARNTLTQRTSGPQCAFSVELKTEGMKAGDYAGLVALQGNYGAIGIRADENNLKRIIVSKKGSDGRQIEEEYRLFADSRILIKIEFDFRNSSDIAKFYYSQDGIGWIKLGSDLHMTYTLDLFIGYRIGIFYYSQKAAGGFADFRNFSYESRQ, encoded by the coding sequence ATGAAAATTCAGAACCCCATTATATGGGCGGATATGCCGGACCCGGACATTATACGTGTAGGTGATATATATTATATGGTATCTACAACCATGTTTGTAATGCCAGGAGCTCCAATTTTAAAATCAAAGGATTTATATCATTGGGAACTTGTTTCATATGTTTTCAATACTATTGAGGATAATGACATATATCAGCTGAAAAATGGCAAAACAGCATATGGAAAGGGTCAATGGGCAACCAGTTTGAGATTTTTCAACGGCCTTTACTATGCTTGTTTTGTATGCCATGATATGCAAAAGACATATATTTATTATACGGATGATATAGAAAAAAGCGGTTGGGAACGTTATGTGATCAATAATGTTTTCCATGATATGTCGTTTTTGTTTGATAATAACAGGTCATATTTGATATATGGCAACGGGGACATTAAAATAGTTGAACTAAAAGATGATTTATCAGGAATAAAAGATGGAGGGGTCAACCAACTCCTGTTCAGTACTCCCTCTGAAAATATAATGCTCCGTTGTGAGGGCTGCAGAGCCTACAAAATTAATGGCTACTATTATTTGTTATTCATTGAATGGCCTAATGACGGTAACAGCAGAAGGCGTGTTGTGTGTTACAGGTCAAAGGATTTACTTGGAGAGTACGATAGAAAAATACTCCTTGATGATGATATGGAGTATCAGAATCAGGGAATTGCTCAGGGGGCTATAATTGATACACCTGAAGGAGAATGGTATTCAATTTTGTTTCAGGATCATGGGGCGGTAGGCAGAATTCCTTATTTACTTCCTGTTTCATGGGAAGATGACTGGCCTAATTTGGGAGTTAATGAAAAGGTGCCGGAAAGTTTTGAGATTCCTTTTGAGGCCTACGATACCAAACCATTAATAGTAAGTGATAGCTTTAATCATAACGAAAATAAGCTGGATTTAAGGTGGCAATGGAATCACAATCCTGAGGAGGATTGTTGGTCATTTACAGAACATCCGGGCTATTTGAGACTGCGTACGCAATCCTTGGCCACTGATATTTTGACCGCCAGGAATACATTAACTCAAAGGACAAGCGGTCCTCAATGTGCATTTTCAGTGGAGCTTAAAACTGAGGGAATGAAAGCAGGGGACTATGCCGGACTTGTTGCGTTACAGGGTAATTATGGGGCCATAGGAATAAGAGCCGACGAGAATAATTTGAAAAGAATTATTGTTTCTAAAAAAGGCAGCGACGGAAGACAAATAGAAGAAGAATACAGGCTGTTTGCAGACAGTAGAATATTAATAAAAATTGAATTCGATTTCCGAAACAGCAGTGATATTGCAAAATTTTATTATTCCCAGGATGGTATCGGATGGATAAAATTGGGCAGTGATTTGCATATGACATATACCCTTGACCTTTTTATAGGCTATCGTATCGGTATATTCTATTATTCTCAGAAGGCAGCCGGAGGGTTTGCTGATTTCAGAAATTTTTCATATGAATCACGACAATGA
- a CDS encoding glycosyl hydrolase family 8 encodes MSKGAYFTKQYPNLFAELGISDEQINKKVNDTFNTMFFDPEEKIYFEIGKDMGYMMDTGNNDARTEGMSYGMMMTLQMDRKDIFDRLWLFSKTYMYQNEGKYQGYFAWSVSTDGKKNAEGPAPDGEEYFAMALFFAGKRWGDGKPPFDYSIQARDILKHCIHQSEIVEGGEPMWDSTNHYIKFVPETPFSDPSYHLPHFYELFALLANEEDKDFWKKAAEASRNYLHISCDRDTGMASEYAEFDGTPKKLFRDFQFYSDSYRVAMNIGLDAAWFSKDESLGDIVDKLQSFFSENTVLGEYKAYTVKGEPFDAPAMHPVAIIATNAAGSLAAKGKYRDQWVKDFWELPLRKGVHRYYDNCLYFFSLLMLAGKYKIYI; translated from the coding sequence ATGTCAAAAGGAGCTTATTTTACAAAACAGTACCCTAATTTATTTGCCGAACTGGGTATTTCTGACGAACAAATTAATAAAAAGGTTAATGACACTTTTAACACTATGTTCTTCGATCCCGAGGAGAAAATTTATTTTGAAATAGGTAAAGACATGGGATATATGATGGATACAGGTAATAATGATGCACGTACAGAGGGTATGAGCTATGGGATGATGATGACTCTGCAAATGGATCGGAAAGACATTTTTGACCGCTTGTGGTTATTTTCCAAAACATATATGTATCAAAACGAGGGAAAGTATCAGGGCTATTTTGCATGGTCGGTATCTACCGACGGAAAGAAAAATGCCGAAGGGCCTGCACCTGACGGAGAAGAGTATTTCGCTATGGCTCTTTTCTTTGCAGGCAAAAGATGGGGTGACGGTAAGCCGCCCTTTGACTATAGTATTCAAGCCAGGGATATTTTAAAACATTGTATACACCAGTCGGAGATTGTTGAAGGTGGAGAACCTATGTGGGATAGTACCAACCATTATATAAAATTTGTTCCTGAAACGCCTTTCTCTGATCCGTCTTACCATCTGCCCCATTTCTATGAGCTTTTTGCGCTTCTGGCTAATGAAGAGGATAAAGACTTCTGGAAAAAAGCTGCTGAGGCAAGTCGTAATTACCTGCATATTTCATGCGACAGGGACACTGGGATGGCATCGGAATATGCTGAATTTGACGGTACTCCCAAAAAGCTGTTCCGTGATTTTCAGTTTTATTCTGATTCATACCGCGTTGCAATGAATATAGGATTGGATGCGGCGTGGTTCAGTAAGGACGAGTCATTAGGGGATATCGTTGACAAGCTTCAGTCCTTCTTTAGTGAAAATACGGTGTTAGGCGAATATAAGGCCTATACTGTTAAAGGTGAGCCTTTTGATGCTCCTGCCATGCACCCCGTTGCAATTATCGCTACAAATGCCGCCGGTTCACTTGCTGCTAAAGGGAAATACAGAGATCAGTGGGTAAAGGATTTCTGGGAGCTTCCATTAAGAAAAGGAGTTCATAGGTATTATGATAACTGTCTGTACTTTTTCAGTTTACTGATGCTGGCAGGAAAATATAAAATTTACATCTAA
- a CDS encoding GH39 family glycosyl hydrolase, whose protein sequence is MNKIKISDKVTGSFRDNWNFCVGTERMGIALQKEYQDTLEFVQKAINFKYIRGHGLFHDDTAIYREYEIDGEMKPFYNFTYIDRIFDSFLEKGLKPFVELGFMPSQLASGGQTVFYWKGNVTPPKDYDKWKNLIQALIKHFISRYGIEEVLQWPFEVWNEPNLKVFWKDADESEYFKLYKVSATAIKEINKDLQVGGPAICGGADYWIKDFLEFCKRENVPVDFVSRHLYSAHMPKLQTHEFCYQDLKEPEEMLKELQTVRQMIDNSPFPHLPFHITEYNTSYNPLNPVHDTCLNAAYLARIISEAGDIVDSFSYWTFSDVFEEADVPRAQFHGGFGLVALNNIPKPTFHMFSFFEQMGKDILYRDENMLATRKADGTVTITAWNPVMEKGDHFNMDFSLELNLPKGEYFINRTIVNETHGNPWRTWIQMGRPRFPGKKQVEILRNAARPMVISERVSCTDEILLLEFTQSKNEVSFIEIIPVADETNTYYKLDDSLIPGY, encoded by the coding sequence ATGAACAAAATAAAGATTTCAGATAAGGTTACAGGAAGTTTCAGGGATAATTGGAATTTCTGTGTAGGTACAGAGCGTATGGGGATCGCTCTTCAAAAGGAATACCAGGATACTCTCGAGTTTGTTCAGAAGGCAATAAATTTCAAATATATACGAGGACATGGTCTTTTTCATGATGACACTGCCATCTACAGGGAATATGAAATAGACGGAGAAATGAAACCTTTTTATAACTTTACATACATAGACAGGATTTTTGACTCATTCCTTGAAAAGGGTCTCAAGCCTTTTGTAGAGCTGGGATTTATGCCGTCACAACTTGCATCGGGAGGACAGACTGTATTTTATTGGAAAGGGAATGTCACTCCTCCAAAGGATTATGACAAGTGGAAAAATCTCATTCAAGCTTTGATAAAACACTTTATAAGTAGATATGGTATAGAGGAGGTTCTCCAGTGGCCTTTTGAGGTCTGGAACGAGCCAAATTTGAAGGTATTCTGGAAGGATGCCGATGAGTCCGAATACTTTAAGCTTTATAAGGTGTCGGCAACAGCTATTAAGGAAATCAATAAGGATTTACAGGTAGGGGGCCCTGCTATATGCGGAGGTGCCGACTACTGGATAAAGGATTTTTTGGAGTTCTGCAAAAGAGAAAATGTTCCTGTAGATTTTGTTTCCCGCCATTTATATTCTGCACATATGCCAAAACTTCAGACACATGAATTTTGTTATCAGGATTTGAAAGAACCTGAGGAAATGCTTAAAGAATTACAGACAGTCAGGCAAATGATTGACAATTCACCATTTCCACACCTGCCATTTCACATAACAGAATACAACACCTCATACAATCCATTAAACCCTGTTCATGATACATGTCTCAATGCTGCGTATCTGGCACGGATTATAAGTGAAGCCGGGGATATTGTGGATTCATTTTCATACTGGACCTTCAGTGATGTATTTGAAGAGGCAGATGTTCCAAGAGCTCAGTTTCACGGAGGGTTTGGCCTTGTTGCCCTTAACAATATTCCAAAACCTACTTTTCATATGTTCAGCTTTTTTGAACAAATGGGTAAGGATATATTGTACAGAGATGAAAATATGCTGGCAACAAGAAAAGCTGACGGTACAGTGACAATAACCGCTTGGAACCCTGTAATGGAGAAAGGTGACCATTTTAATATGGATTTCTCACTGGAACTGAATCTGCCAAAAGGAGAATACTTCATCAATCGGACTATTGTAAATGAAACTCATGGTAATCCATGGAGAACTTGGATACAAATGGGGAGGCCTAGATTCCCGGGTAAGAAGCAGGTTGAAATATTAAGAAATGCTGCACGCCCCATGGTAATCTCCGAAAGGGTAAGCTGTACCGATGAAATATTGCTTCTTGAGTTTACACAAAGTAAAAACGAGGTATCTTTTATTGAAATCATTCCTGTAGCAGATGAGACTAACACTTACTATAAACTTGATGACAGTTTGATTCCCGGGTATTAA
- a CDS encoding alpha/beta hydrolase — protein sequence MAIFQANFFAKTMKRSICFNALIPNDKYQAPDQEIKDEPKGPMKSIYLLHGYSGNHTDWLTWTKIQELSLKYNIAVFMPSGENFFYVDDEEVGAYYGELIGNELVDYTRSTFHLSDKREDTFIGGLSMGGYGAIRNGLKYSERFGRIIALSSALITNQIAGITPDFKGPVADYPYYRRVFGDLDRLLGGDKDPEALIRSLKEKNADIPKIYMACGTEDFLINENRELHEFLVSEKVEHTYIEDSGVHDWKFWNEYIDKGLAWATE from the coding sequence ATGGCAATTTTTCAAGCGAATTTTTTTGCTAAAACGATGAAAAGATCGATATGTTTTAATGCTTTGATACCAAATGATAAATATCAGGCACCTGATCAGGAGATTAAAGACGAACCAAAAGGGCCTATGAAATCCATTTATCTACTGCATGGCTATTCCGGCAATCATACGGATTGGTTGACATGGACTAAAATACAGGAGCTGTCTCTAAAATATAATATTGCGGTATTTATGCCTTCCGGTGAAAATTTCTTTTATGTGGATGACGAAGAGGTTGGAGCATATTATGGAGAATTAATCGGAAATGAGCTGGTTGACTATACACGCAGCACATTCCATTTATCTGATAAAAGAGAGGATACTTTTATAGGTGGATTATCCATGGGTGGTTACGGTGCAATAAGAAACGGTTTAAAATACTCTGAAAGATTCGGCCGTATAATTGCACTGTCCTCAGCACTTATTACCAATCAGATTGCCGGAATTACCCCTGATTTCAAGGGCCCTGTTGCAGACTATCCTTATTACAGAAGAGTATTTGGAGATCTTGACCGGCTTTTGGGAGGTGACAAAGACCCTGAGGCACTAATCCGTAGCCTTAAGGAAAAAAATGCAGACATACCTAAGATATATATGGCTTGCGGAACAGAAGATTTTCTTATAAATGAAAATAGAGAGCTCCATGAATTCCTTGTTTCAGAAAAAGTAGAGCATACGTATATTGAAGACAGCGGTGTTCACGATTGGAAATTCTGGAACGAGTATATAGACAAGGGACTTGCTTGGGCTACTGAATGA